From Lasioglossum baleicum chromosome 2, iyLasBale1, whole genome shotgun sequence, a single genomic window includes:
- the LOC143217517 gene encoding uncharacterized protein KIAA0513-like isoform X1, translated as MVDVTTALPSNGEATLIGRTRGALRSVRSALGGSGEYLQGLGNRIGSALSSSLEESEITTTPSTPPSSPQAPPQTPKQEDHLARRKLRLPRFGAGLSYEDYEAMARHKLERQGSANMSRCSRKYPPGMTYEEIASSRSATNKKQDNKVEEDNSPDRDSQESIEPLQEKDIKATGPDPFEKLNYKAARAPTRYQTVDFRIDMPCSSDSTSDQDGYGPSTSLDSNMDGRRMWHRSGSSGSVQSWASSLSADSQSEEAAADFMKVFVPLLFDAPNTVEQEQKANFGQMVLTESGRIWFSRVVNARRARPCVTEASFYTLAQHFAVALFECHEADDFAPAKSLMNMCFTFYHEVEVPGLEPYREYLYTHLRVQPIWTSMRFWTAAFFDAVQCERASKPVPPRPKSLDQEAIAAEDRRFQANIVFGQLGTFTCNMHAFGLSRTLCLEFLRKQCVIANLTKEQEKMLRDNIERMYNETEPWR; from the exons ATGGTAGACGTAACAACAGCTCTACCATCCAACGGTGAAGCGACCCTAATTGGGCGCACCAGAGGTGCACTCAGATCTGTCAGGTCTGCGTTGGGAGGCAGCGGAGAATATCTCCAGGGTTTGGGAAACAGGATAGGCTCAGCACTAAGTAGCAGTTTAGAAGAAAGTGAAATTACCACTACCCCTTCGACGCCGCCCTCCTCACCGCAAGCACCACCTCAGACTCCTAAACAGGAGGATCACCTGGCCAGAAGGAAATTAAGGCTCCCCAG ATTCGGGGCTGGATTGTCGTACGAAGACTACGAAGCGATGGCGAGGCACAAATTGGAGCGTCAGGGCAGCGCGAATATGTCGAGGTGTTCACGGAAATACCCGCCGGGCATGACGTACGAGGAAATAGCATCCTCGAGATCAGCCACGAACAAAAAACAGGACAATAAAGTCGAGGAAGATAATAGCCCGGATAGAGACAGCCAGGAGAGTATAGAACCCCTTCaggagaaggatatcaaagctaCGGGGCCGGAtccatttgaaaaattaaattacaaaGCAG CCAGGGCCCCGACCCGCTATCAGACGGTCGATTTTCGTATAG ATATGCCTTGTAGCAGTGACTCGACGAGCGATCAAGATGGCTACGGACCTAGCACGAGTTTAGATTCGAATATGGACGGTCGTAGAATGTGGCATAGATCAG GCTCGTCAGGATCAGTTCAATCTTGGGCTTCCAGCTTGTCAGCAGACAGTCAATCGGAAGAAGCTGCCGCGGACTTCATGAAAGTCTTCGTACCTCTTTTGTTCGACGCTCCAAACACCGTCGAACAAGAACAGAAAGCAAATTTTGGGCAAATGGTTCTT ACAGAATCTGGTAGAATATGGTTCTCCCGAGTGGTAAACGCGAGAAGAGCCCGCCCTTGCGTCACAGAGGCTTCGTTTTATACCTTAGCGCAACATTTCGCAGTGGCCCTTTTCGAATGCCACGAAGCTGACGATTTTGCACCAGCGAAAAGCCTTATGAACATGTGTTTCACGTTCTACCACGAAG TCGAAGTACCAGGCCTAGAACCATACCGAGAATATCTGTACACACATCTGAGAGTGCAACCGATTTGGACATCGATGAGATTTTGGACAGCAGCATTTTTCGATGCAGTGCAATGCGAACGAGCTTCGAAACCAGTTCCCCCAAGACCTAAATCGCTAGATCAGGAAGCCATCGCTGCCGAAGATCGCAGGTTCCAGGCTAACATCGTGTTCGGTCAATTAGG aacgtTCACGTGTAACATGCACGCGTTCGGCCTGTCACGAACTCTGTGCTTAGAATTTCTTAGGAAGCAGTGTGTAATTGCTAATTTAACGAAAG agCAGGAGAAAATGTTACGTGACAACATAGAAAGAATGTATAACGAAACTGAACCTTGGCGGTAG
- the LOC143217567 gene encoding zinc finger protein 593 homolog codes for MTYKRKKYHRGDTHLKKGWRTKRRTKDLDEIDEDLKDENVKSLINQEVDLDKPGAGQFYCVHCARHFINNTALTDHFTTKVHKRRLKALELEPYSIEDSERAAGKGNYVAPQKRKIDTITRDSFKMDTESDIVPQTKVAKIEA; via the exons ATGACGTACAAACGCAAGAAATATCACAGAGGAGATACACATTTAAAGAAAGGCTGGCGCACGAAAAGAAGAACGAAAGATTTAGACGAG ATCGATGAGGACTTGAAGGATGAAAATGTGAAGAGTCTGATAAATCAAGAAGTAGACCTTGACAAACCTGGAGCCGGCCAATTCTATTGTGTACATTGCGC GAGGCACTTCATCAACAACACAGCGTTGACAGATCATTTCACCACGAAAGTTCACAAGAGGAGATTAAAAGCGCTCGAATTAGAACCGTACAGCATAGAAGATTCCGAGCGAGCCGCTGGAAAAGGAAACTATGTTGCACCACAGAAAAGGAAAATTGACACCATAACCCGTGATAGCTTCAAAATGGATACCGAATCAGATATCGTTCCACAAACTAAAGTAGCAAAGATTGAAGCgtag
- the LOC143217544 gene encoding serine--tRNA synthetase-like protein Slimp, whose product MAINIPRIAPTYMARNLLKHAVSRSYSSCLFVSGRKGMEIFSFISPYLDFDDKLSNLDKFQENLNSRGLKINAREVKEVWELYKSVTADKSSVQLRMDEVGQQLKDYMREDLTAAEQEKKTMLRHQFLTLKEDFKAIRNVAWDMSESIVEKMLKLPNNLDERTPVHAPVVTKTVGRLSELQEVASKNHIEIGRNLGLLEYKNPMQYYLCNDAALFELGALSYAGKIFSEENMIRVMGSDFSRSLVVEGTGLNHEDPMHAFVIDNHGEGEKKASNYMHLVGGASLMSFLAMHSKQMINPNYFPLRYFATGRQYTPFPATSTSTGLFTVCQSSVAHVFAMVKDGNSLGYQEQFEKLLNTVSNLYDNVCDHYQVVVRSASELKPWESMRVSFELWSPYSKQYIEVGHISMCGSYFSKRLLIAYPIQGGRDYPSVISGTVMSVPRLLGCLLEQDSEKFVIPKKIAECTPVDHSVA is encoded by the coding sequence ATGGCAATCAATATTCCTCGCATTGCACCGACCTACATGGCTCGCAATCTCCTGAAACATGCAGTTTCGAGAAGCTACTCTTCATGTCTATTTGTTTCGGGGAGGAAGGGCATGGAAATCTTCTCGTTCATCTCTCCATACTTGGACTTTGACGACAAGTTGTCTAACCTGGATAAATTCCAGGAGAATCTAAACTCTCGAGGCTTGAAGATAAATGCAAGGGAGGTGAAGGAAGTATGGGAGCTGTACAAATCAGTGACTGCGGATAAAAGCAGTGTACAACTTAGAATGGATGAAGTAGGGCAACAGTTGAAGGATTACATGAGAGAAGACTTGACAGCAGCGGAACAGGAGAAAAAAACCATGTTGAGACATCAGTTCTTGACGTTGAAGGAAGACTTCAAGGCTATCAGAAACGTGGCGTGGGATATGAGCGAGAGCATCGTCGAGAAGATGCTGAAGCTGCCGAACAACTTGGACGAAAGGACACCGGTGCATGCTCCGGTCGTAACGAAAACCGTTGGTAGGTTGAGTGAGCTTCAGGAAGTGGCAAGTAAGAACCACATAGAAATTGGAAGGAATCTTGGTCTATTGGAATACAAAAACCCCATGCAATATTATCTGTGCAACGATGCAGCTCTGTTCGAGTTGGGCGCTTTGAGCTATGCTGGAAAGATTTTTAGCGAGGAAAACATGATCAGAGTGATGGGCTCGGACTTTAGTCGTAGCCTGGTGGTGGAGGGGACTGGCTTGAATCACGAGGACCCGATGCATGCCTTTGTGATAGACAACCATGGCGAAGGGGAGAAGAAAGCTTCGAACTACATGCACCTTGTTGGAGGTGCGAGCTTGATGTCTTTCCTAGCCATGCACTCCAAGCAGATGATCAACCCTAATTATTTTCCACTGAGGTATTTTGCTACTGGGAGACAGTACACTCCTTTCCCAGCGACTTCTACGTCGACTGGTTTGTTCACTGTCTGTCAGTCTTCTGTTGCGCACGTGTTCGCTATGGTCAAGGATGGAAACAGTTTAGGGTACCAGGAACAGTTCGAGAAACTGTTAAACACAGTATCTAACTTGTACGACAATGTCTGCGATCATTATCAAGTTGTCGTGAGATCTGCCTCGGAATTGAAACCTTGGGAGTCCATGCGTGTCTCTTTTGAACTGTGGTCGCCGTACTCGAAACAGTATATCGAAGTTGGACACATTTCTATGTGCGGTAGCTACTTCAGCAAGAGATTGTTGATTGCATATCCGATACAAGGTGGAAGAGACTATCCCTCGGTGATATCCGGCACTGTGATGTCGGTGCCAAGGCTGTTAGGATGTTTGTTGGAGCAGGACTCAGAGAAGTTTGTTATTCCAAAGAAAATTGCTGAATGCACACCCGTAGATCATTCTGTAGCTTGA
- the LOC143217517 gene encoding uncharacterized protein KIAA0513-like isoform X3, protein MVDVTTALPSNGEATLIGRTRGALRSVRSALGGSGEYLQGLGNRIGSALSSSLEESEITTTPSTPPSSPQAPPQTPKQEDHLARRKLRLPRFGAGLSYEDYEAMARHKLERQGSANMSRCSRKYPPGMTYEEIASSRSATNKKQDNKVEEDNSPDRDSQESIEPLQEKDIKATGPDPFEKLNYKADMPCSSDSTSDQDGYGPSTSLDSNMDGRRMWHRSGSSGSVQSWASSLSADSQSEEAAADFMKVFVPLLFDAPNTVEQEQKANFGQMVLTESGRIWFSRVVNARRARPCVTEASFYTLAQHFAVALFECHEADDFAPAKSLMNMCFTFYHEVEVPGLEPYREYLYTHLRVQPIWTSMRFWTAAFFDAVQCERASKPVPPRPKSLDQEAIAAEDRRFQANIVFGQLGTFTCNMHAFGLSRTLCLEFLRKQCVIANLTKEQEKMLRDNIERMYNETEPWR, encoded by the exons ATGGTAGACGTAACAACAGCTCTACCATCCAACGGTGAAGCGACCCTAATTGGGCGCACCAGAGGTGCACTCAGATCTGTCAGGTCTGCGTTGGGAGGCAGCGGAGAATATCTCCAGGGTTTGGGAAACAGGATAGGCTCAGCACTAAGTAGCAGTTTAGAAGAAAGTGAAATTACCACTACCCCTTCGACGCCGCCCTCCTCACCGCAAGCACCACCTCAGACTCCTAAACAGGAGGATCACCTGGCCAGAAGGAAATTAAGGCTCCCCAG ATTCGGGGCTGGATTGTCGTACGAAGACTACGAAGCGATGGCGAGGCACAAATTGGAGCGTCAGGGCAGCGCGAATATGTCGAGGTGTTCACGGAAATACCCGCCGGGCATGACGTACGAGGAAATAGCATCCTCGAGATCAGCCACGAACAAAAAACAGGACAATAAAGTCGAGGAAGATAATAGCCCGGATAGAGACAGCCAGGAGAGTATAGAACCCCTTCaggagaaggatatcaaagctaCGGGGCCGGAtccatttgaaaaattaaattacaaaGCAG ATATGCCTTGTAGCAGTGACTCGACGAGCGATCAAGATGGCTACGGACCTAGCACGAGTTTAGATTCGAATATGGACGGTCGTAGAATGTGGCATAGATCAG GCTCGTCAGGATCAGTTCAATCTTGGGCTTCCAGCTTGTCAGCAGACAGTCAATCGGAAGAAGCTGCCGCGGACTTCATGAAAGTCTTCGTACCTCTTTTGTTCGACGCTCCAAACACCGTCGAACAAGAACAGAAAGCAAATTTTGGGCAAATGGTTCTT ACAGAATCTGGTAGAATATGGTTCTCCCGAGTGGTAAACGCGAGAAGAGCCCGCCCTTGCGTCACAGAGGCTTCGTTTTATACCTTAGCGCAACATTTCGCAGTGGCCCTTTTCGAATGCCACGAAGCTGACGATTTTGCACCAGCGAAAAGCCTTATGAACATGTGTTTCACGTTCTACCACGAAG TCGAAGTACCAGGCCTAGAACCATACCGAGAATATCTGTACACACATCTGAGAGTGCAACCGATTTGGACATCGATGAGATTTTGGACAGCAGCATTTTTCGATGCAGTGCAATGCGAACGAGCTTCGAAACCAGTTCCCCCAAGACCTAAATCGCTAGATCAGGAAGCCATCGCTGCCGAAGATCGCAGGTTCCAGGCTAACATCGTGTTCGGTCAATTAGG aacgtTCACGTGTAACATGCACGCGTTCGGCCTGTCACGAACTCTGTGCTTAGAATTTCTTAGGAAGCAGTGTGTAATTGCTAATTTAACGAAAG agCAGGAGAAAATGTTACGTGACAACATAGAAAGAATGTATAACGAAACTGAACCTTGGCGGTAG
- the LOC143217517 gene encoding uncharacterized protein LOC143217517 isoform X2 has protein sequence MVDVTTALPSNGEATLIGRTRGALRSVRSALGGSGEYLQGLGNRIGSALSSSLEESEITTTPSTPPSSPQAPPQTPKQEDHLARRKLRLPRFGAGLSYEDYEAMARHKLERQGSANMSRCSRKYPPGMTYEEIASSRSATNKKQDNKVEEDNSPDRDSQESIEPLQEKDIKATGPDPFEKLNYKAARAPTRYQTVDFRIDMPCSSDSTSDQDGYGPSTSLDSNMDGRRMWHRSGSSGSVQSWASSLSADSQSEEAAADFMKVFVPLLFDAPNTVEQEQKANFGQMVLTESGRIWFSRVVNARRARPCVTEASFYTLAQHFAVALFECHEADDFAPAKSLMNMCFTFYHEVEVPGLEPYREYLYTHLRVQPIWTSMRFWTAAFFDAVQCERASKPVPPRPKSLDQEAIAAEDRRFQANIVFGQLGTFTCNMHAFGLSRTLCLEFLRKQCVIANLTKEIIQKEDLFT, from the exons ATGGTAGACGTAACAACAGCTCTACCATCCAACGGTGAAGCGACCCTAATTGGGCGCACCAGAGGTGCACTCAGATCTGTCAGGTCTGCGTTGGGAGGCAGCGGAGAATATCTCCAGGGTTTGGGAAACAGGATAGGCTCAGCACTAAGTAGCAGTTTAGAAGAAAGTGAAATTACCACTACCCCTTCGACGCCGCCCTCCTCACCGCAAGCACCACCTCAGACTCCTAAACAGGAGGATCACCTGGCCAGAAGGAAATTAAGGCTCCCCAG ATTCGGGGCTGGATTGTCGTACGAAGACTACGAAGCGATGGCGAGGCACAAATTGGAGCGTCAGGGCAGCGCGAATATGTCGAGGTGTTCACGGAAATACCCGCCGGGCATGACGTACGAGGAAATAGCATCCTCGAGATCAGCCACGAACAAAAAACAGGACAATAAAGTCGAGGAAGATAATAGCCCGGATAGAGACAGCCAGGAGAGTATAGAACCCCTTCaggagaaggatatcaaagctaCGGGGCCGGAtccatttgaaaaattaaattacaaaGCAG CCAGGGCCCCGACCCGCTATCAGACGGTCGATTTTCGTATAG ATATGCCTTGTAGCAGTGACTCGACGAGCGATCAAGATGGCTACGGACCTAGCACGAGTTTAGATTCGAATATGGACGGTCGTAGAATGTGGCATAGATCAG GCTCGTCAGGATCAGTTCAATCTTGGGCTTCCAGCTTGTCAGCAGACAGTCAATCGGAAGAAGCTGCCGCGGACTTCATGAAAGTCTTCGTACCTCTTTTGTTCGACGCTCCAAACACCGTCGAACAAGAACAGAAAGCAAATTTTGGGCAAATGGTTCTT ACAGAATCTGGTAGAATATGGTTCTCCCGAGTGGTAAACGCGAGAAGAGCCCGCCCTTGCGTCACAGAGGCTTCGTTTTATACCTTAGCGCAACATTTCGCAGTGGCCCTTTTCGAATGCCACGAAGCTGACGATTTTGCACCAGCGAAAAGCCTTATGAACATGTGTTTCACGTTCTACCACGAAG TCGAAGTACCAGGCCTAGAACCATACCGAGAATATCTGTACACACATCTGAGAGTGCAACCGATTTGGACATCGATGAGATTTTGGACAGCAGCATTTTTCGATGCAGTGCAATGCGAACGAGCTTCGAAACCAGTTCCCCCAAGACCTAAATCGCTAGATCAGGAAGCCATCGCTGCCGAAGATCGCAGGTTCCAGGCTAACATCGTGTTCGGTCAATTAGG aacgtTCACGTGTAACATGCACGCGTTCGGCCTGTCACGAACTCTGTGCTTAGAATTTCTTAGGAAGCAGTGTGTAATTGCTAATTTAACGAAAG AAATAATTCAGAAGGAAGATCTTTTTACGTAG